The Hahella sp. HNIBRBA332 genome window below encodes:
- a CDS encoding sugar transferase, translating to MIDFVIAKTTKNASEATMTPSHSAAIDSSTNYIPATTLAAKRCFDIAISLLGLALSAPLWPLLILAIRMDSKGPALFRQLRVGRATPTCTELFYMIKFRTMRVDAEKETGAVWATRNDPRVTRVGRFLRKTRLDELPQLLNVLRGEMSIVGPRPERPGISNNLDRAIPYYIERTYFVTPGITGMAQVRQGYDACLEDVKNKIGYDHAYSLCLSNFSSWLKTDIEIILRTFWVMIRGRGQ from the coding sequence ATGATTGATTTTGTTATCGCCAAAACGACGAAAAACGCCTCGGAGGCGACCATGACGCCATCACACTCAGCCGCCATTGATTCATCGACGAACTATATTCCCGCCACCACCCTGGCGGCCAAACGCTGTTTCGATATTGCAATAAGCCTGCTGGGGCTGGCTCTCAGCGCGCCCTTGTGGCCATTGCTGATTCTGGCTATTCGTATGGACTCCAAAGGCCCCGCGCTGTTCCGACAACTGCGCGTCGGTCGCGCCACGCCGACCTGCACGGAGCTGTTCTACATGATCAAGTTCCGCACTATGCGCGTCGACGCGGAAAAAGAAACCGGCGCCGTCTGGGCCACCCGCAACGACCCGAGAGTCACACGAGTCGGCCGCTTCCTGCGCAAAACGCGCCTGGACGAACTGCCGCAGCTGTTGAATGTGTTGCGCGGTGAAATGTCCATCGTCGGTCCACGCCCGGAACGCCCCGGCATCAGCAACAACCTGGACCGGGCCATCCCCTACTACATCGAACGCACCTACTTCGTGACGCCTGGAATCACTGGTATGGCCCAGGTCAGACAAGGCTACGACGCCTGTCTGGAAGACGTGAAAAACAAAATCGGCTACGACCACGCCTATTCACTCTGCCTGTCCAACTTCAGCTCATGGCTGAAAACCGACATCGAAATAATCCTGCGAACCTTCTGGGTAATGATACGCGGCCGGGGGCAATAG
- a CDS encoding glycosyltransferase family 2 protein has protein sequence MTDLLLWSCTLILGLIIVYHHIGYPVLLRYWANRKRQQSLPRHQEDAHSDYPELSIIIPVYNEAEVIAEKLRNLAFLDYPAHRFEVRIYDDGSQDDTLSIIHRTLQEADVRKLRVQVIANETNQGKVAVINQAMGETSTELVLLSDASALISIDALKIIARHMRDASVGVVAASYQILTPGSEGEETYWRYQTKIKEMESVVGSTIGAHGALYCFRRSLFETLPENAINDDFILPMRIVAQGRRCIYDRDIVAVELEQASLTMDHQRRKRIAAGNVQQALMLMPLLNPKHGATAFNYISGKFLRVCMPLILMAFLLCTLLLSLHSWLAMALLVGQILVYGLASIRALTPGVPWPKPVNLVHYLVSGHFANALGALRYLSGQENGRWQRVKLEVHHD, from the coding sequence ATGACCGACTTGTTACTTTGGAGCTGCACGCTGATCCTGGGGCTGATCATCGTCTACCATCACATCGGCTATCCCGTGCTACTGCGTTATTGGGCCAACCGCAAGCGCCAGCAGTCTTTACCCCGCCACCAGGAAGATGCGCATAGCGATTATCCTGAACTCAGCATCATCATTCCCGTATATAACGAAGCGGAGGTGATTGCGGAAAAGCTGCGCAATCTGGCGTTTCTCGACTATCCCGCCCATCGTTTTGAAGTGCGAATTTATGACGACGGATCCCAGGACGACACCTTGTCGATTATTCATCGCACGTTGCAGGAAGCCGATGTCAGAAAATTGCGTGTGCAGGTCATCGCCAATGAGACGAACCAGGGCAAGGTCGCCGTCATTAATCAGGCCATGGGGGAAACTTCCACGGAATTGGTATTGCTGTCCGACGCCTCGGCGCTGATTTCCATCGACGCTCTGAAGATCATCGCCCGTCATATGCGCGACGCCAGCGTCGGCGTCGTAGCGGCGTCTTATCAGATACTCACTCCCGGCTCGGAAGGCGAAGAAACTTACTGGCGTTATCAGACCAAAATCAAGGAGATGGAAAGCGTCGTCGGCTCCACCATCGGGGCTCATGGCGCTCTGTACTGTTTTCGTCGCAGTCTGTTTGAGACGCTGCCGGAAAACGCCATCAATGATGATTTTATTCTTCCCATGCGCATTGTCGCGCAAGGCCGTCGCTGCATTTATGACCGGGATATCGTCGCCGTGGAACTGGAGCAGGCCAGCCTGACGATGGATCATCAGCGCCGCAAACGCATCGCCGCCGGCAATGTGCAACAGGCGTTGATGCTCATGCCGTTGCTGAATCCAAAACACGGCGCGACCGCATTCAATTATATTTCCGGCAAGTTTCTGCGAGTGTGCATGCCTCTGATCTTAATGGCCTTTCTGCTATGTACGCTGCTGCTGTCGCTGCACTCCTGGCTGGCGATGGCGCTGCTGGTGGGACAGATCCTGGTTTACGGTCTCGCCAGCATTCGCGCGCTGACTCCCGGCGTTCCCTGGCCCAAACCGGTGAATCTGGTGCATTACCTGGTCAGCGGACACTTCGCCAACGCCCTGGGAGCGTTACGTTATCTGTCAGGACAGGAAAACGGCCGCTGGCAGCGTGTGAAACTGGAGGTCCATCATGATTGA
- a CDS encoding OmpA family protein — protein MRRVRLLIAGAGLCALAGCQSWPEAGKGGAAEIRSGEVQRYHQISFTPDQDSLAKQAQLEKLELDALSLLGGDYCIPAQLRTLRQRLHRAFRELDAGLFPDAYNSLAILHKETKSANAQLAYLNEHTTCAVAGDRNGVDSAIGGFPLAVHFDVNQSELSEGYRGYLTRLSTYLLGDASVTIELIGHTDQRGENDANQHLAQARAKAVAAFLAQQGVAQTRILIRAEGEEQTLLQDADSHSHGFNRRVEIYLNRQQQRGAVSTPIPQRDWESHLQGRYL, from the coding sequence ATGAGACGCGTACGTCTGCTGATAGCGGGCGCGGGTCTGTGCGCCCTCGCCGGCTGCCAGAGCTGGCCGGAGGCCGGTAAAGGCGGCGCGGCGGAGATCCGCAGCGGCGAGGTGCAGCGCTATCATCAGATCAGTTTCACGCCGGATCAGGACAGCCTCGCCAAACAGGCCCAGTTAGAAAAGCTGGAGTTGGATGCGCTGAGCTTGCTGGGCGGCGATTATTGTATTCCCGCCCAATTAAGAACGCTGCGACAGCGCTTGCATCGCGCATTCAGAGAACTGGACGCGGGGCTGTTTCCAGACGCTTATAACAGTCTGGCGATTCTGCACAAAGAGACGAAAAGCGCCAACGCCCAGCTGGCTTACCTCAACGAACACACCACCTGCGCGGTCGCCGGCGACCGTAACGGCGTCGACTCAGCCATAGGCGGCTTTCCCCTGGCGGTGCATTTCGATGTGAACCAGTCTGAGTTGTCAGAGGGCTATCGGGGATATCTCACTCGCTTGTCCACTTATCTGTTGGGCGACGCCTCGGTAACCATCGAATTGATCGGACACACGGACCAACGTGGCGAAAACGACGCCAACCAGCATCTGGCCCAGGCCCGCGCCAAGGCGGTTGCGGCGTTTCTGGCGCAACAAGGGGTGGCGCAGACGCGCATCCTGATCCGTGCCGAGGGCGAAGAACAGACGTTGTTGCAGGACGCGGACAGCCACTCCCATGGCTTCAATCGTCGGGTGGAAATCTACCTCAATCGCCAGCAACAACGCGGCGCAGTATCAACGCCCATTCCCCAGCGCGATTGGGAGTCCCATTTACAGGGACGCTACCTCTAA
- a CDS encoding SLBB domain-containing protein, which yields MASQTHPIIPHSIRTPERGARLTLLTIWLTALIGILLTCRHVSAEETTAPLQPGDQLYLGLTGEQAFNRNFSVDREGRILLPEAGPVKIAGQPLSSATQMIQLALGQVYRDVERLQVTLAERNLIIDVSGYVENPGSVLTPIAGDVQTAITLAGGLLPGAQLDRMQIQRGDDIIYFSYKAYLDSGDRSSLPPLRSLDRLFIPASPLIGNVQIDFDAQTLAASGDASDDRQAVRIFGEVKSPGRFNYEPDYSVIDAIMRAGGVTRYAAVEQIKIISDSAPYNFNLKRYLESGDASLLPQLKPNSTIFVPIQQDEIKAGANVVYVMGEVFKPGAFEGKPGATLLDIMANAGGPTRFAESRQIRILKADGSVIPFDLQAYTEGVSRVALPEVAPGDAVFVPEKTDVNEASWLKTPPDRAVEIIGQVYNPGRFEWSDEMTLMDLLGHAQGPTARADIANIKIMRRSGGKVLSSTFNLDRFIKYGGDLSEIPQLDSGTSVIIPELPQDPSDNKAQWVRQAKENSIYIMGQVGAPGRYMFNEEMTFLDILSAADGPNGSADIHNIRIVHRNGAQARISKLNLALYFETGDQTLLPVVKPGDSIFVPEKDRNWLEETKENTVRVLGSVNKPGRYRFSDDMTVLDLLAQAGGATASAYIERIVVVNTSCCADSASSFDLESFVKTPDMSKLPVLRPGDTLYIPNKSDSHWATLSSGLEGVFKIISVVGIIGAL from the coding sequence ATGGCAAGTCAAACGCACCCTATCATCCCTCATTCGATCAGAACGCCAGAGCGAGGCGCTCGCCTGACGCTGTTGACTATTTGGCTGACGGCGCTGATCGGAATACTACTGACTTGCCGCCATGTAAGCGCTGAAGAGACGACAGCGCCATTACAACCGGGCGATCAACTCTATCTGGGTCTGACGGGAGAGCAGGCGTTCAATCGTAACTTTTCCGTGGATCGTGAGGGACGCATTCTGTTGCCGGAAGCCGGCCCGGTGAAAATCGCCGGACAACCGCTGAGTTCAGCGACGCAAATGATCCAGCTGGCGCTGGGGCAGGTTTATCGGGATGTGGAGCGCCTGCAGGTGACTCTGGCGGAACGCAATCTCATCATTGACGTTTCCGGTTATGTGGAGAACCCCGGCAGCGTATTGACGCCCATCGCCGGCGACGTGCAAACCGCGATCACTCTGGCGGGCGGGTTGCTGCCCGGCGCGCAACTGGACCGCATGCAAATTCAACGGGGTGACGACATCATCTACTTCAGCTACAAGGCGTACCTGGACTCCGGCGACCGTTCCAGCCTGCCGCCGCTGCGTTCTCTGGATCGACTGTTTATTCCCGCTTCGCCGCTGATTGGCAATGTGCAGATCGACTTTGACGCGCAAACCCTGGCGGCCAGCGGCGACGCCAGCGACGACCGTCAGGCGGTGCGCATCTTCGGCGAAGTGAAAAGTCCGGGACGCTTCAATTATGAACCGGATTACAGCGTCATCGACGCCATCATGCGCGCTGGCGGCGTGACTCGCTACGCCGCCGTCGAGCAGATCAAAATCATTTCGGACAGCGCCCCTTACAATTTCAATCTCAAGCGCTATCTGGAAAGCGGCGACGCGTCGCTGCTGCCTCAGCTGAAGCCCAACTCCACCATTTTCGTGCCCATCCAGCAGGACGAAATCAAAGCCGGCGCTAATGTGGTCTACGTGATGGGCGAGGTGTTCAAACCCGGCGCTTTTGAAGGCAAGCCCGGCGCCACGCTGCTCGATATCATGGCCAACGCCGGCGGCCCCACTCGCTTCGCTGAATCGCGGCAGATTCGCATCCTCAAGGCGGATGGCTCAGTGATCCCCTTCGACCTGCAAGCCTATACGGAGGGCGTCAGTCGCGTCGCCTTGCCGGAAGTCGCGCCGGGAGATGCGGTCTTCGTGCCGGAGAAAACCGACGTCAACGAAGCGTCCTGGTTGAAAACGCCGCCGGATCGCGCCGTGGAAATCATCGGTCAGGTCTACAATCCCGGCCGCTTTGAATGGTCCGATGAAATGACCCTGATGGACCTGCTGGGCCATGCTCAAGGCCCCACCGCCCGCGCCGACATCGCCAACATAAAGATCATGCGCCGTAGCGGCGGCAAAGTCCTGTCCAGCACCTTCAACCTGGACCGCTTCATCAAGTACGGCGGCGATTTGAGCGAGATCCCCCAACTCGATTCAGGAACATCCGTGATTATTCCGGAACTGCCGCAAGACCCTTCGGACAACAAGGCGCAATGGGTGCGTCAGGCGAAAGAGAATTCCATCTACATCATGGGTCAGGTGGGCGCTCCCGGCCGCTACATGTTCAATGAAGAGATGACCTTTCTCGATATCCTCTCCGCGGCGGACGGTCCCAACGGCTCGGCGGACATCCATAACATTCGCATCGTGCATCGGAACGGCGCCCAGGCGCGCATTTCCAAGCTCAATCTGGCGCTTTACTTTGAAACCGGCGATCAGACATTACTTCCCGTGGTCAAACCCGGCGACTCCATCTTCGTGCCGGAAAAAGACCGTAACTGGCTGGAGGAAACTAAAGAAAACACCGTCAGAGTGCTGGGCTCCGTCAACAAGCCCGGACGTTACCGCTTCAGCGACGACATGACCGTACTGGATCTGCTCGCCCAGGCGGGCGGCGCCACCGCCAGCGCCTACATTGAACGTATTGTGGTGGTGAATACATCCTGCTGCGCGGACAGCGCCAGCAGCTTCGATCTGGAGAGCTTTGTGAAAACGCCGGACATGAGCAAGCTGCCGGTGTTGCGTCCCGGCGACACGCTGTATATCCCGAACAAGTCCGATAGCCACTGGGCCACGCTCAGCAGTGGTCTGGAAGGCGTGTTCAAGATCATTTCCGTGGTTGGAATCATAGGAGCGCTGTGA
- a CDS encoding STAS domain-containing protein, whose protein sequence is MNITEYSCNDYLVIALDGTFDANAVQHCRQQLEESALNHVGGVAFDLSDVSFMDSSGIGALVFIYKQLHANRRQMALVGLQGQPQRLATLLRIDRTILSFDTMKSFIALQHPVQEQRA, encoded by the coding sequence ATGAACATCACTGAATATTCTTGCAACGATTATCTCGTCATCGCGCTGGATGGGACTTTTGACGCTAATGCGGTGCAGCATTGCCGGCAGCAGTTGGAGGAGTCGGCGTTGAATCATGTTGGCGGGGTCGCTTTTGATTTGAGCGATGTGTCTTTTATGGATTCTTCCGGCATCGGCGCCTTGGTTTTTATCTATAAGCAGTTGCACGCCAATCGTCGGCAGATGGCGCTGGTGGGGTTGCAGGGGCAGCCGCAGCGTTTAGCCACGTTGTTGCGTATCGACCGCACCATTCTGTCCTTTGACACCATGAAAAGCTTTATCGCTCTGCAGCACCCAGTACAGGAGCAGCGGGCATGA
- a CDS encoding caspase family protein, which produces MTQVRLREISEAPGTHALIIGVGNYKYLRGGPEEYDSAVHMGLSVLRSPPISAMEIAHWILKKEGDVYTGLSNPRAPLTTVEILVTSVQREEIIVDGNTHIIENASLPNVRVGFDRWLEEIKRNDDSVGVIYFCGHGIKGGGSDLLLLLDDHGAIINRPFETGSFNISSTIRALQRQVKSQLYIFIDACSTFSRELANRIGGTPAGALLEESESTMVVNRGMTKVVSSTDGQPAYGDSNGISRFTDAFLRAFNGFCGVVLPPGMNRWQINGFALTQAIPKLLNDINKERGGGAQACTCFISGGEDLPLHITAQVPKVKLEIALTPEALQIRSSYSIVDLGPSGAPILTGGLTAGVWQREVSRGIYSVLISSLDHQLYDSGAQHLEPPNYLLPVVVDI; this is translated from the coding sequence ATGACGCAAGTAAGACTTCGTGAGATAAGTGAAGCTCCTGGTACGCACGCTCTAATAATTGGGGTAGGCAACTATAAATATCTGCGTGGTGGTCCCGAGGAATATGACTCTGCAGTTCATATGGGGCTCAGTGTCTTGAGGTCTCCTCCTATTTCGGCGATGGAAATAGCTCACTGGATATTGAAAAAAGAGGGGGATGTCTATACTGGACTGAGTAATCCACGTGCGCCTTTAACCACAGTCGAAATATTGGTTACTTCCGTGCAACGTGAAGAGATTATTGTAGATGGTAATACTCATATTATTGAAAATGCCTCTTTACCCAACGTTCGCGTTGGATTCGACCGCTGGCTTGAAGAAATAAAGCGAAATGATGATAGTGTTGGAGTAATTTATTTTTGTGGCCATGGAATAAAGGGGGGAGGCTCTGATCTTCTTTTATTGTTGGATGATCATGGTGCCATAATAAATCGCCCTTTTGAAACTGGCAGCTTCAATATATCAAGTACAATACGAGCACTTCAAAGGCAGGTTAAATCCCAGCTTTATATATTCATTGATGCCTGTAGTACATTCAGCAGAGAGCTTGCTAATAGAATTGGCGGAACTCCTGCAGGAGCATTATTGGAAGAAAGTGAGTCAACTATGGTTGTCAATAGAGGAATGACTAAGGTTGTATCTTCTACTGATGGACAACCAGCCTATGGCGACAGCAATGGTATTTCACGTTTTACTGATGCATTTCTAAGAGCTTTCAATGGTTTCTGTGGCGTAGTTCTTCCTCCTGGCATGAATAGGTGGCAGATTAATGGCTTCGCACTTACACAAGCTATACCTAAGCTGCTTAATGATATAAACAAAGAACGAGGCGGGGGCGCTCAGGCTTGCACATGCTTTATATCTGGAGGAGAAGATTTGCCTCTGCACATTACGGCTCAGGTGCCTAAGGTCAAATTAGAGATTGCGCTTACGCCTGAGGCGCTCCAGATCAGGAGCAGTTATTCGATTGTTGATCTCGGCCCTAGTGGCGCGCCTATATTAACTGGCGGGCTTACAGCTGGAGTGTGGCAAAGAGAAGTATCTAGAGGCATTTATTCGGTGCTTATTTCTTCGCTGGATCATCAGCTTTATGACAGTGGTGCTCAACATCTTGAACCGCCGAATTACCTCTTACCCGTAGTAGTTGATATATGA
- a CDS encoding phosphate/phosphite/phosphonate ABC transporter substrate-binding protein yields MRILITFLCLIYAALVSANLSATEAQAYEFGIVPQQSAEKLARAWGPVLSYIEQDSGVRLLFKTAPDIPEFESRLGRGQYHFAYMNPYHFVVYNKYPGYQAMAREKDKMIKGIIVVAADSSIQDLQSLQGADLAFPAPAAFAASVLPQAILARQGIRIQPQYVLTHDSVYLNVMQKRFIAGGGVMRTFNAMPDEVTRNLRILWTTPAYTPHAIASAPGVPPQVVKAVTQAMTRMGDSEQGRALLQPLSMRGFIPAANADWDDIRALQIDLL; encoded by the coding sequence ATGCGGATACTCATCACCTTCCTCTGCCTGATCTACGCCGCTCTCGTCAGCGCCAACCTGAGCGCCACAGAGGCCCAGGCGTACGAATTCGGCATCGTGCCGCAACAAAGCGCCGAAAAGCTGGCTCGGGCCTGGGGTCCCGTGCTCAGTTACATCGAACAGGACAGCGGCGTGCGCCTGCTGTTCAAGACCGCGCCAGATATTCCAGAGTTCGAGTCGCGACTGGGACGCGGCCAATACCATTTCGCCTACATGAATCCCTACCATTTTGTCGTCTACAACAAGTATCCCGGCTATCAGGCGATGGCTCGGGAGAAAGACAAAATGATCAAAGGCATTATCGTCGTCGCCGCAGACAGTTCCATTCAGGATTTGCAGAGTCTGCAAGGCGCCGACCTCGCCTTTCCCGCTCCCGCGGCATTCGCCGCCAGCGTGCTGCCTCAGGCGATTCTGGCGCGTCAGGGTATCCGCATTCAGCCGCAATACGTGCTGACCCACGATTCTGTGTATCTCAATGTGATGCAGAAGCGCTTTATCGCCGGCGGCGGCGTAATGCGCACCTTTAACGCCATGCCGGATGAGGTCACCCGTAACCTGCGCATTTTGTGGACCACGCCGGCGTACACGCCTCACGCCATCGCCAGCGCTCCCGGCGTGCCGCCGCAAGTGGTGAAGGCGGTGACGCAGGCAATGACCCGGATGGGCGACAGCGAACAGGGACGCGCCCTGTTGCAGCCCCTGAGCATGCGCGGTTTCATTCCCGCCGCCAATGCCGATTGGGATGACATTCGGGCTCTACAGATTGATTTGCTGTAG
- a CDS encoding histone-like nucleoid-structuring protein, MvaT/MvaU family: MRYSHLQIHLRVQGKQDYYPTLPASVVDATGHVLTSGPVSVHDPAELWYKRRTEPLFVRLVLPNGITQTKALRDDNHTWHDEITFIVGGCPNTFEWMQWSIVRLDSRKQGGPILEQPGMWDAWFQLWEKSEYSKDWCQVSIERYLREVPHSQNAIQLEMNGASCARALVLRLDSDMPQVVALPYNNASVLIIGLRDPSGIDAPQVLIGGYSPDAETILEFLRANALESIESMLEPRSNFAHKLLQDKFSDPVAATAAAYYLLRKRDWERLPAEWLDTLAERFAWIPDAGLINASSRIARGMTFNEAADLASSTLANMLQKGIPLFAEANFLLSDLLPLAEKAKQREEMKAIETIRMMLASSYPAGVSFGFVGNNPSAPIDIQRALLEVENKQGYRNIVEQSSVRNITVSTGLGPEIASLAIKESNVPHKVPGNAKKTLFLAKVFGINPNLLYVYENALMELKSLEKKIAVLEQDEEIRNALEFKKKTDALMAEYNITPGKLIHMILSWSLIPAGPNFRSTRLLKVYRNPKTGEEMKVHGGNDKALDSWKEKYGKGNVENWLVPKH; this comes from the coding sequence ATGAGATACAGTCATCTTCAGATTCATCTCAGAGTGCAAGGCAAACAAGATTACTACCCGACTTTACCAGCATCTGTCGTTGACGCAACAGGCCATGTGTTGACCTCGGGGCCAGTAAGTGTTCATGACCCAGCAGAGCTTTGGTATAAACGTCGTACGGAACCTCTCTTCGTACGCTTGGTTTTGCCTAATGGCATCACGCAAACTAAAGCATTGCGAGATGATAATCATACATGGCATGACGAGATTACATTTATTGTTGGAGGTTGCCCCAACACCTTTGAATGGATGCAGTGGTCTATAGTACGGCTAGATTCCAGGAAGCAAGGAGGTCCTATACTAGAGCAACCAGGAATGTGGGATGCATGGTTTCAATTATGGGAGAAAAGCGAATACTCAAAAGATTGGTGCCAAGTTTCTATAGAGCGATATCTGAGAGAGGTGCCTCACTCCCAAAATGCAATTCAACTTGAGATGAACGGTGCTAGCTGCGCCAGAGCGTTGGTATTACGTCTTGATAGTGATATGCCACAAGTTGTTGCATTGCCATACAATAATGCAAGCGTATTAATTATAGGGTTGCGAGACCCGTCAGGTATTGATGCGCCACAAGTACTAATAGGGGGATATAGTCCTGATGCCGAAACTATATTGGAGTTTCTCAGAGCCAACGCACTTGAATCTATCGAGTCGATGCTAGAACCAAGAAGTAACTTTGCGCATAAGCTACTTCAGGATAAGTTTTCGGACCCAGTGGCAGCGACCGCTGCCGCATACTACCTTCTAAGAAAGCGTGACTGGGAGCGTCTTCCTGCAGAGTGGTTAGATACTTTAGCAGAAAGGTTTGCATGGATTCCTGATGCAGGTCTAATTAATGCATCGAGCCGAATTGCACGTGGTATGACTTTTAATGAGGCTGCGGACCTTGCCAGCTCAACGCTTGCGAATATGCTACAGAAAGGTATTCCTTTATTTGCTGAGGCGAACTTTTTACTAAGCGATCTCTTGCCCCTAGCAGAGAAAGCAAAGCAACGTGAAGAGATGAAAGCGATTGAAACCATACGCATGATGCTGGCGTCGTCATATCCGGCAGGGGTGAGTTTTGGTTTTGTAGGTAATAATCCTAGTGCTCCCATAGATATTCAAAGAGCGCTTCTTGAGGTAGAAAACAAACAGGGATACCGCAACATAGTTGAACAATCGAGTGTCAGGAACATAACAGTCTCTACAGGATTGGGTCCGGAAATAGCTTCACTTGCTATTAAGGAATCGAATGTTCCGCACAAAGTACCTGGGAATGCTAAAAAGACGCTGTTTCTTGCAAAAGTTTTTGGAATAAACCCTAACCTCTTATATGTGTACGAAAATGCCTTAATGGAGCTTAAGTCGCTGGAAAAAAAAATAGCTGTGTTAGAGCAAGATGAAGAAATTAGGAACGCTCTTGAGTTTAAAAAGAAAACCGATGCATTGATGGCCGAATATAATATTACACCCGGAAAACTAATACATATGATTCTCAGCTGGAGTTTAATTCCGGCTGGCCCAAACTTCCGCTCTACTCGTTTACTAAAAGTTTATCGAAACCCTAAGACTGGTGAAGAAATGAAAGTTCATGGGGGCAATGACAAAGCCCTTGATTCTTGGAAGGAAAAATATGGAAAAGGGAATGTAGAAAACTGGCTGGTTCCAAAACACTAG